One region of Oryza glaberrima chromosome 7, OglaRS2, whole genome shotgun sequence genomic DNA includes:
- the LOC127780920 gene encoding uncharacterized protein LOC127780920: MASAVVAKPPAAAPASRRRCFVFVERAAAAAAVGVNAAIAAVDDHRPVPAAAAAAMDDVVGRVARPARPSARAIMEGTHKQISSGGASGGYCTVPWCSICTGNNPFAIAEFLLCCNLCGVPLAGRPSFIYIGEKAFCKEECRSRYVVEEALREAREEKRRAAAAAAASPEKKKEAAAARKGGEECREGSIFFICADDL; the protein is encoded by the exons ATGGCCTCCGCCGTCGTAGCCaagccaccggccgccgctccggcgagccgccgccgatgcTTCGTCTTTGtagagcgcgccgccgccgccgccgccgtcggcgtcaaCGCGGCGATCGCTGCCGTCGATGACCACCGCCCAGttccggccgcggccgccgccgccatggacgacgtCGTCGGCCGCGTCGCGCGGCCTGCGCGCCCCAGCGCGCGCGCCATCATGGAGGGGACGCACAAGCAGATCAGCTCCGGCGGCGCCTCGGGCGGCTACTGCACCGTGCCGTGGTGCAGCATCTGCACCGGGAATAACCCGTTCGCCATTGCCGAGTTCTTGCTGTGCTGCAACCTCTGCGGCGTCcctctcgccggccgccccAGCTTCATCTACAT TGGAGAGAAGGCGTTCTGCAAGGAGGAGTGCAGGTCGAGGTACGTGGTGGAGGAGGCCCTGCGCGAGGCGAGGGAGGAgaagcgccgcgccgccgccgccgccgcggcgtcgccggagaagaagaaggaggcggcggcggcgaggaagggcgGGGAGGAGTGCAGGGAGGGGAGCATCTTTTTCATCTGCGCCGACGACCTGTGA
- the LOC127779353 gene encoding DNA-directed RNA polymerases II, IV and V subunit 9A-like isoform X1 produces the protein MAMSALKFCGECSNMLYPREDKETHTLLYACNSCEHQEPATDTCVYKRVLRKPAGEPKDILKDAATDPTLPRTRSIKCYNCGHPEAAFFQAPTKGEKGLTLYFICCNPSCGHRWRD, from the exons ATGGCCATGAGCGCCCTCAAGTTCTGCGGCGAATG cagcaacatgctCTACCCGCGGGAGGACAAGGAGACGCACACCCTGCTCTACGCCTGCAATTCCTGCGAGCACCAG GAGCCTGCCACTGACACTTGTGTGTACAAAAGGGTTCTCCGTAAACCTGCTGGGGAACCCAAAGATATCCTAAAAGATGCAGCAACTGATCCCACCCTGCCTCGCACCAGAAGTATTAAATGTTACAACTGTGGCCATCCAGAGGCTGCTTTTTTTCAG GCTCCAACTAAGGGGGAGAAAGGCCTGACACTGTACTTCATCTGCTGCAACCCAAGCTGTGGTCACAGGTGGAGGGATTGA
- the LOC127779353 gene encoding DNA-directed RNA polymerases II, IV and V subunit 9A-like isoform X2, translating to MAMSALKFCGECNMLYPREDKETHTLLYACNSCEHQEPATDTCVYKRVLRKPAGEPKDILKDAATDPTLPRTRSIKCYNCGHPEAAFFQAPTKGEKGLTLYFICCNPSCGHRWRD from the exons ATGGCCATGAGCGCCCTCAAGTTCTGCGGCGAATG caacatgctCTACCCGCGGGAGGACAAGGAGACGCACACCCTGCTCTACGCCTGCAATTCCTGCGAGCACCAG GAGCCTGCCACTGACACTTGTGTGTACAAAAGGGTTCTCCGTAAACCTGCTGGGGAACCCAAAGATATCCTAAAAGATGCAGCAACTGATCCCACCCTGCCTCGCACCAGAAGTATTAAATGTTACAACTGTGGCCATCCAGAGGCTGCTTTTTTTCAG GCTCCAACTAAGGGGGAGAAAGGCCTGACACTGTACTTCATCTGCTGCAACCCAAGCTGTGGTCACAGGTGGAGGGATTGA
- the LOC127779352 gene encoding protein FAR1-RELATED SEQUENCE 5-like, translating to MMHMLVAPDGGGGGEMPPPYGGAAAAAPPPMEQELELHRDNADDGLDGHVRCLRCGISGNATPHMRRGPDGPRTLCNACGIAYRKGKMRRMIEAEPPIDEAALAKLVPEVGMEFESEDKAYEFYNKYAGHVGFSVRKSTSHKSSGNITKVRTFVCSREGYNRDKKSLEAKKPRLDTRIGCPARLIIKVTPESKYRVTDFKADHNHQLAPPSTMHMLRSQRILTELQSGEAELSDDSVMTPTTKATGDLVVRQIGFLRSISLLPADYKNYLRSKRMKAMQLGDGGAILKYLQTMQMENPAFFYTMQIDEDDKLTNFFWADPKSREDFNYFGDVLCLDTTYKINGYGRPLSLFLGVNHHKQTIIFGAAMLYDESFESYRWLFESFKIAMHGKQPAVALVDQSIPLASAMAAAWPNTTQRTCAWHVYQNSLKHLNHVFQGSKTFAKDFSRCVFGYEEEEEFLFAWRSMLEKYDLRHNEWLSKLFDERERWALAYERHIFCADIISALQAESFSSVLKKFLGPQLDLLSFFKHYERAVDEHRYAELQADFQASQSYPRIPPAKMLKQAAHTYTPVVFEIFRKEFELFMDSVLFSCGEAGTTSEYKVAPSEKPKEHFVRFDSSDCSCICTCRKFEFMGIPCCHMLKVLDYRNIKELPQRYLLKRWRRTAKSANEENQGYVANGNGSSLNSIVPPANHHGLQGFSAMIQDTPVSNMHENSFRRSS from the exons aTGATGCACATGCTGGTGGCCCccgatggaggcggcggaggggagatgccgccgccgtacgggggagccgcggcggcggcgccgccgccgatggagcAGGAGCTGGAGCTCCACCGCGACAACGCCGACGACGGCCTCGACGGCCACGTGCG GTGCTTGAGGTGTGGTATATCCGGCAACGCGACGCCCCATATGCGCCGTGGCCCTGATGGCCCAAGAACTCTCTGTAATGCGTGCGGCATTGCGTACAGAAAG GGGAAAATGAGACGAATGATAGAAGCTGAACCACCTATAGATGAAGCTGCTCTTGCTAAGCTGGTTCCTGAGGTAGGCATGGAATTTGAGAGTGAGGACAAGGCCTATGAATTCTACAACAAATATgctggacatgttggttttagTGTTCGGAAAAGTACATCACACAAATCTTCCGGAAATATTACCAAAGTAAGGACTTTTGTTTGCTCAAGGGAAGGTTACAACAGGGACAAAAAATCATTGGAAGCAAAGAAGCCAAGGCTGGATACAAGAATTGGTTGTCCAGCGCGGTTGATTATTAAAGTCACACCAGAGAGTAAATACAGAGTCACTGACTTCAAAGCGGACCACAATCATCAGCTGGCCCCTCCTTCGACAATGCATATGTTAAGGTCACAGAGGATATTGACAGAACTTCAGTCTGGGGAAGCAGAATTGTCAGATGATTCTGTCATGACACCTACAACAAAAGCAACCGGTGATCTTGTTGTGAGACAAATTGGTTTCCTTCGAAGTATCTCTCTCCTCCCAGCAGATTATAAGAATTATCTCCGTTCAAAGCGTATGAAGGCTATGCAACTCGGTGATGGTGGCgcaatattgaaatatttgCAGACAATGCAAATGGAAAATCCTGCTTTCTTTTACACCATGCAGATCGATGAAGACGACAAGCTAACCAACTTCTTTTGGGCTGACCCAAAATCTAGAGAAGACTTCAACTACTTTGGTGATGTCCTCTGTCTAGACACAACTTACAAAATAAATGGATATGGCAGACCATTGTCATTATTCCTAGGAGTGAATCATCACAAACAAACAATTATTTTTGGTGCAGCTATGCTTTATGATGAATCATTTGAGTCATATAGGTGGCTGTTTGAGAGTTTTAAGATTGCTATGCATGGAAAACAACCAGCGGTAGCTTTAGTAGATCAATCTATTCCACTTGCTAGTGCAATGGCAGCAGCATGGCCAAATACTACTCAAAGAACTTGTGCTTGGCATGTATATCAGAACTCTCTTAAGCACCTTAATCATGTTTTCCAAGGTTCAAAAACATTTGCAAAGGATTTTAGCAGATGTGTATTTGGCtatgaggaagaggaagaattCTTGTTTGCCTGGAGAAGCATGCTAGAAAAGTATGATCTTAGGCATAATGAGTGGCTGTCTAAATTGTTTGATGAAAGGGAAAGATGGGCTTTGGCATATGAGAGACATATATTTTGTGCTGACATAATAAGTGCACTTCAAGCTGAAAGCTTCAGTAGTGTTCTGAAAAAGTTCTTGGGCCCTCAACTGGATTTACTGTCCTTCTTCAAGCATTATGAAAGAGCAGTAGATGAGCACCGCTATGCTGAGCTCCAAGCTGACTTCCAAGCTAGTCAAAGTTATCCAAGAATACCCCCAGCCAAGATGTTAAAGCAAGCTGCCCATACATATACCCCAGTGGTGTTTGAGATCTTTCGTAAAGAGTTTGAGCTGTTCATGGACTCTGTTCTGTTCAGTTGTGGGGAAGCTGGGACAACCTCTGAGTACAAAGTCGCTCCCTCTGAAAAACCCAAGGAACATTTTGTTAGATTTGACTCGAGTGACTGCTCCTGTATCTGCACTTGTAGGAAGTTTGAGTTTATGGGTATTCCATGTTGCCATATGTTGAAGGTGCTCGATTACAGAAATATCAAAGAATTACCTCAGAGATATCTGTTGAAGCGATGGAGAAGGACTGCCAAGTCTGCAAATGAAGAAAACCAAGGGTATGTGGCAAATGGAAATGGTTCATCATTAAATTCCATTGTACCTCCTGCAAACCATCATGGTCTCCAAGGCTTCAGTGCAATGATTCAA GACACTCCTGTTTCTAATATGCATGAGAATTCATTTCGCAGAAGCTCATGA